One genomic window of Desulfatibacillum aliphaticivorans DSM 15576 includes the following:
- a CDS encoding radical SAM protein has protein sequence MTWKLKPAIEDILKKGENLEDLTTQEALDLMALPLESPEVYALMQTADAVSRKTFGKKGENHFHIGLNVEQCPYNCLFCSLTQKADVFQEKIEFSEEQVIAWAKSAEKDGADGLNLMTTGTYGFKRLLEIGRLLKKTVSTPLVANTRDITHKEGEALLEAGFQGAYHAVRLGEGRDTPFKREKRIATIQVFSDVGLSWANCVEPVGPEHSHEEIVDLMFLAKKHKAAYSGIMRRINFPGSPMEKFGMITEREMARMVAVSRLVMADVPKAHCTHEPHTASLMAGANLFFPEVGASPRDREAETGQGRGNGIDRCKAIHWEMGLDPDLPSNVF, from the coding sequence ATGACCTGGAAATTAAAACCGGCTATTGAAGATATCCTGAAAAAGGGCGAAAATCTGGAGGATTTAACGACTCAGGAAGCCCTGGACTTAATGGCGCTTCCCTTGGAAAGTCCGGAAGTTTACGCTTTGATGCAGACGGCCGACGCTGTATCCAGAAAAACCTTTGGAAAAAAGGGAGAAAACCATTTTCATATAGGCCTGAACGTAGAGCAGTGCCCGTATAACTGCCTGTTTTGCTCTCTTACTCAAAAGGCCGACGTGTTTCAGGAAAAAATCGAATTCAGCGAAGAGCAAGTTATTGCCTGGGCCAAGTCGGCTGAAAAAGACGGCGCCGACGGCTTGAATCTCATGACCACAGGCACATACGGTTTTAAACGGCTTTTGGAAATCGGCAGGCTGCTTAAAAAGACCGTGTCCACCCCGCTTGTGGCCAATACCAGGGACATCACCCACAAGGAAGGCGAAGCCTTGCTGGAAGCCGGATTCCAGGGAGCTTACCATGCGGTGCGGCTGGGAGAAGGCCGGGACACGCCGTTCAAGAGGGAAAAGCGCATCGCCACCATTCAGGTTTTTTCCGACGTGGGACTGAGTTGGGCGAACTGCGTGGAGCCCGTGGGTCCGGAACACAGCCATGAGGAGATCGTGGACCTCATGTTTCTGGCCAAAAAGCACAAAGCCGCCTACAGCGGGATTATGCGCAGGATTAACTTCCCCGGATCTCCCATGGAAAAATTCGGCATGATTACGGAACGGGAAATGGCCCGCATGGTGGCCGTCAGCAGGCTTGTCATGGCGGACGTTCCCAAAGCCCATTGCACGCACGAGCCCCACACGGCCTCGCTCATGGCCGGGGCGAACCTTTTCTTCCCGGAAGTGGGGGCCAGCCCCCGGGACAGGGAAGCGGAAACCGGCCAGGGCCGGGGCAACGGAATAGACCGGTGCAAGGCCATTCATTGGGAAATGGGCCTTGATCCCGACCTGCCATCCAACGTTTTTTGA
- a CDS encoding ABC transporter substrate-binding protein, translating into MFKKSLLVIAAAALALTAAPASAREYKIGTWKTAQTIQPFYYQDYVPEGDQVKVFSFTNPADQKTALLAKSLDMCGTTLAHAIHSASQGQPVVVVAALCNKCSALVVKKDGPIQKVEDLKGKRIGYVPGTMHEILLRETLTRHGLSPIKDVQLLRVDFFDMGTALAGGGIDAFLSGEPFPALAVDKGYGRILAYPYYGDTVGSINAGMLVRLDAIEKNPELVFKLVKAHAKATDYLNQHQDQWLKKASTFGTPLNILEKAAPNMEIAWDMDPDFVNRAKALGERMQALGVIQKQPDYDALFDLTFVNRLKDEGYPKP; encoded by the coding sequence ATGTTTAAAAAGAGTCTGCTTGTGATTGCCGCCGCCGCTCTCGCTTTGACGGCCGCCCCGGCTTCCGCCCGGGAGTACAAAATCGGAACCTGGAAGACCGCCCAGACCATCCAGCCTTTTTATTATCAGGATTACGTTCCGGAAGGCGACCAGGTTAAGGTCTTTTCCTTCACCAATCCGGCGGACCAAAAAACCGCTTTGCTGGCCAAAAGCCTGGATATGTGCGGAACCACCCTGGCGCACGCCATTCATTCGGCGTCTCAAGGACAGCCGGTGGTGGTGGTTGCGGCTCTTTGCAATAAATGCTCCGCTCTGGTGGTCAAGAAGGACGGCCCCATTCAAAAGGTGGAAGACCTGAAAGGCAAGCGCATCGGCTACGTACCGGGCACCATGCACGAAATATTGTTGCGGGAAACCCTGACGCGCCACGGCCTTTCTCCCATCAAGGATGTGCAATTGCTCAGGGTGGACTTTTTCGACATGGGCACGGCCCTGGCCGGAGGCGGCATAGACGCGTTCCTTTCCGGCGAGCCTTTCCCGGCTTTGGCCGTGGACAAGGGATACGGACGCATTCTGGCTTATCCTTATTACGGAGATACCGTGGGGTCCATCAATGCCGGCATGCTGGTGCGCCTGGACGCCATCGAAAAGAATCCAGAGTTGGTGTTCAAGCTGGTCAAAGCCCACGCCAAGGCTACGGATTATTTAAACCAGCATCAGGATCAATGGCTGAAAAAAGCCTCCACCTTTGGGACTCCCTTGAACATTCTGGAAAAGGCCGCCCCTAACATGGAGATAGCCTGGGATATGGACCCGGATTTTGTAAACAGGGCAAAGGCCCTGGGAGAGCGTATGCAGGCCTTGGGAGTCATCCAAAAGCAGCCTGATTACGACGCTCTTTTCGACCTGACCTTTGTCAATCGCCTGAAGGATGAAGGCTACCCCAAACCTTGA
- a CDS encoding ABC transporter ATP-binding protein, with amino-acid sequence MTTQLKLIPGHKKELQATPVLQVSKLSKVFKTGDGPMTVLQNVNFQVAEGEFLCVLGPSGCGKTTLLNVLAGFEKPSAGKALLEEKPITESGPDRCVVFQEDTLFPWLTVKENIAFGVKGLSKRKKREKTNHFLDLVGLTPFGDYLPREISGGMKKRVSLARVLILQPRILLMDEPFGALDAQTREEMQDLLLSLWNQFHHTIIFITHDIDEAVALADRILVMQKDPGMIAKEIRVRLPRPRERTEAPFQDYCKTLYQSLKKPQP; translated from the coding sequence ATGACCACGCAGCTTAAACTCATACCCGGGCATAAAAAAGAACTTCAGGCCACGCCCGTTCTTCAGGTTAGTAAACTATCCAAAGTGTTTAAAACCGGGGACGGCCCCATGACCGTCCTGCAGAACGTCAATTTTCAGGTTGCGGAAGGCGAATTCCTGTGCGTATTAGGGCCCAGCGGCTGTGGCAAGACCACGTTGCTGAATGTGCTCGCCGGTTTTGAAAAGCCCAGCGCAGGCAAAGCCTTGCTGGAAGAAAAGCCCATCACCGAATCGGGGCCGGACCGTTGCGTGGTTTTTCAGGAAGACACCTTGTTCCCCTGGCTCACCGTTAAGGAGAACATCGCCTTTGGCGTGAAAGGCCTTTCCAAAAGGAAAAAACGCGAAAAGACCAACCATTTCCTGGACCTTGTGGGTTTGACGCCTTTTGGAGACTACCTGCCCCGGGAAATTTCAGGAGGCATGAAAAAACGGGTGTCCCTGGCGAGGGTTCTAATTCTGCAGCCCCGCATCCTGCTGATGGACGAGCCTTTCGGCGCCCTGGACGCCCAAACCAGGGAGGAGATGCAGGATTTGCTGCTCTCCCTGTGGAATCAGTTTCATCACACCATCATTTTCATCACCCACGATATAGACGAAGCCGTGGCCCTGGCGGACCGGATTCTTGTCATGCAAAAGGATCCCGGCATGATCGCCAAAGAAATTCGGGTGCGCCTGCCCCGTCCCAGAGAGCGCACGGAAGCCCCGTTCCAGGATTATTGCAAAACCCTGTATCAATCCCTAAAGAAGCCGCAGCCGTAA
- a CDS encoding ABC transporter permease, giving the protein MTFNKPNGWMSSFIPWILPALFFLGWFLVSRFEIIPAYLMPSPRQVGEAGVIYAFGTPGEGPYAGRFWMDAWVSCGRVLAGFSLAALFGIPLGVLSGRVDAMQKILSSSINALRAIPGICWLPLAMVWFGIGYKTTLFLVALAAFFPIYINTAVGARQVSPLLFQAGAMMGVRRMNAVFSILLPGAMPSILAGLRLGLGISWAYLVLGELTGVPNGLGAVIMDARMLGRIDIIIVGIVLIALLGRTSDLLLSGVFRLCFKSARRLA; this is encoded by the coding sequence ATGACCTTTAACAAGCCGAACGGTTGGATGAGCAGCTTCATCCCCTGGATTCTTCCGGCGCTGTTTTTTCTGGGCTGGTTTTTGGTCAGCCGATTTGAAATCATCCCGGCCTATCTTATGCCCTCCCCGCGGCAGGTGGGGGAAGCCGGGGTTATATATGCTTTTGGAACGCCCGGCGAGGGGCCGTACGCGGGCCGTTTTTGGATGGACGCCTGGGTGAGCTGCGGCAGGGTGCTTGCCGGCTTCTCTCTGGCTGCCCTGTTTGGCATTCCACTGGGGGTGTTGTCCGGCAGGGTGGACGCTATGCAAAAAATCCTTTCTTCCTCCATCAACGCCCTGAGGGCCATCCCCGGCATTTGCTGGCTGCCCCTGGCCATGGTCTGGTTCGGGATCGGCTATAAGACCACCTTGTTTTTAGTCGCCTTGGCGGCTTTCTTTCCTATTTACATCAATACCGCCGTAGGCGCCCGGCAGGTTTCGCCCCTGCTTTTTCAGGCGGGAGCCATGATGGGCGTCCGGCGCATGAATGCGGTGTTCTCCATATTGCTCCCCGGCGCCATGCCGAGCATCCTGGCCGGACTCCGCCTTGGCCTGGGGATTTCCTGGGCCTATCTGGTGCTGGGGGAACTGACCGGCGTGCCCAACGGCCTGGGCGCCGTCATCATGGACGCACGCATGCTGGGCCGGATAGACATTATTATTGTGGGAATCGTGCTCATCGCCTTATTGGGGCGTACGTCGGACCTGTTGTTATCCGGGGTGTTCCGGCTTTGCTTTAAAAGCGCCAGGAGGCTTGCATGA
- a CDS encoding M14-type cytosolic carboxypeptidase, which produces MPKTRLLTALFCLLCLLSASACDDSDSAQTVEKEKYTGVSTDFESGAIGRVVRNAPQNWDIYLAADNGNADLPDSYRNWWYIKVEDFNPGTEVKLTLKNRGWAYYYAPVFSYDKITWHRFDETEVTASDACDEGIEDCFLEIATDRFVQSPVYVARFYPYTTWDMYAYLDQIEASPWTTITTLGRTSGYGADIPFIKIEDPSVDDSLKRAVWIHARSHPAETASSYMLEGMINQFLADLDAGLDAAKHLVFFVAPMHNIDGVIKGNYRTDLFSRNFEVMWYRDDADPLYLTEDSPVECRLLNQKMAELAQNADYLTGMVGFNLHSSNSPVDTPAFAYPHFGDDPATYTAKEISLWKKSLYLIHLITQEYGFFSAPPAEGGSSFVTKYYPESWWWANMGDDCLAITIETVYSKGGMDHWLTQDDIRDLGVATTLALYDYAADPSAWGKKAISAGGGLPRLGVPNEDVSKE; this is translated from the coding sequence GTGCCAAAGACCCGCCTTTTAACCGCCTTATTTTGCTTGTTATGCCTGTTGTCGGCTTCTGCGTGCGACGATTCCGACTCCGCCCAGACTGTTGAAAAGGAAAAGTACACGGGCGTTTCCACAGACTTTGAATCCGGCGCCATCGGCCGCGTTGTCCGCAATGCGCCCCAGAACTGGGATATCTACCTGGCCGCTGACAACGGGAACGCCGATCTGCCCGATTCCTACCGGAATTGGTGGTACATCAAAGTAGAGGATTTCAATCCGGGCACGGAAGTCAAGCTCACCCTCAAAAACCGGGGGTGGGCCTATTATTACGCCCCGGTTTTTTCCTACGATAAAATCACATGGCATCGGTTCGACGAAACCGAGGTCACGGCCAGCGACGCCTGCGATGAAGGCATTGAAGACTGCTTTCTGGAAATCGCAACAGACCGGTTCGTCCAGTCCCCCGTATACGTGGCAAGGTTTTACCCCTACACCACGTGGGATATGTACGCCTACCTGGACCAGATAGAAGCCAGCCCATGGACGACGATAACGACCTTGGGGCGGACCAGCGGATACGGCGCCGACATCCCCTTTATCAAAATTGAAGATCCTTCCGTGGACGACTCGTTGAAACGGGCCGTGTGGATACACGCCCGCTCCCATCCTGCGGAAACCGCCTCGTCTTACATGCTGGAAGGCATGATCAACCAGTTTCTGGCCGACCTGGACGCGGGTTTGGATGCGGCCAAACACTTGGTTTTTTTCGTGGCGCCCATGCACAACATCGACGGGGTGATCAAAGGTAATTACCGCACTGATCTTTTCAGCCGGAACTTCGAGGTCATGTGGTACAGGGACGACGCCGATCCGCTGTATCTCACGGAAGACTCGCCCGTGGAATGCCGACTGCTCAATCAAAAAATGGCTGAACTGGCCCAAAACGCGGATTATCTCACCGGCATGGTGGGATTCAACCTCCACTCCTCCAACTCGCCCGTGGACACGCCGGCTTTCGCCTACCCCCACTTTGGAGATGATCCCGCAACCTACACGGCGAAAGAAATTTCGCTCTGGAAAAAATCCCTGTACCTGATTCATTTAATCACGCAGGAATATGGATTCTTTTCCGCGCCTCCGGCCGAGGGCGGGAGCAGCTTTGTGACCAAATACTATCCCGAATCCTGGTGGTGGGCCAACATGGGGGACGACTGCCTGGCCATCACCATCGAGACGGTGTACAGCAAAGGCGGCATGGATCATTGGCTGACCCAGGACGACATCCGGGACTTGGGAGTCGCGACCACCCTGGCTCTGTACGATTACGCCGCCGACCCGTCTGCCTGGGGCAAAAAGGCGATTAGCGCAGGCGGCGGCCTGCCCAGGCTCGGCGTTCCCAACGAGGATGTGAGCAAGGAGTGA
- a CDS encoding ABC transporter ATP-binding protein has translation MEEGKLGKAYDLNLLKRLWPYGKPYLRIIFIALIVSVGITIFTLATPYVSKMAIDRYIIASWYKVQAGDVEQQAIVKKYAAFFQPGARDEERFISHTNTRKLDPMDLNVLETGGVLAETYYKIPPTAKTLPILEKLESSSIKAKDGDWFTPTILVNSLPAGEMAALRARDLTGVMNLGLLLLVLAAGAFYLGYLEYNLLEKAGQNIMADMRLALFTHIQSQSLSFFDKHPVGRLVTRATNDIENLNEMFKSVLVTVFKDMFLLLGIIVVMAYMDWRLALVCYALIPVVVICAFVFSALARDAFRQLRATVSAINSFCQERFAAMAAIQLYAVEAHQMARFEKINEQNYLAGMRQVRVFGVFLPVMEFLSHLGLAIIIWYGGSRVLGEQATLGTVVAFISYLRTFFRPLRDIAEKYNIMQAAMASSERIFEFMDEDQTLDLAENPIAVKDVKGDAAFDDVSFCYEADKPILQDINFSAKPGEMIALVGRTGSGKTTLMHLLFRFYDPATGRIRLENKDLRDWDLKALRSHMALIQQDVFLFAGSIRDNITLGDPEITEEKIASALEQAEAGFVYNLEKGLDHHIAERGINLSAGECQLLSFARALAYNTEILILDEATSSVDPQTERAIQKAILKIAGKRTTLVVAHRLSTVERADNILVVRQGRIVETGTHQQLMEKQGHYYKLRQVLSN, from the coding sequence ATGGAAGAGGGTAAGCTGGGCAAGGCTTACGACCTCAATTTGCTGAAAAGGCTTTGGCCCTACGGCAAGCCCTACCTGCGCATAATCTTCATCGCCCTGATTGTGAGCGTGGGCATCACCATTTTCACCCTGGCTACGCCTTACGTCTCCAAAATGGCCATTGACCGGTACATCATAGCCTCATGGTACAAGGTCCAGGCCGGAGATGTCGAGCAGCAGGCGATTGTGAAAAAATACGCCGCTTTTTTCCAGCCAGGCGCCCGGGATGAAGAACGGTTTATCTCCCACACCAATACACGCAAGCTGGACCCCATGGACCTGAACGTCCTGGAAACCGGCGGCGTCCTGGCGGAAACCTATTATAAAATTCCGCCCACCGCCAAGACCCTGCCCATCCTCGAGAAGCTGGAAAGCTCCTCCATTAAGGCAAAGGACGGGGACTGGTTCACGCCCACGATTCTGGTCAACAGCCTGCCTGCCGGAGAAATGGCGGCGCTGCGCGCCCGGGACCTGACCGGCGTGATGAACCTGGGCCTGCTATTGCTGGTGTTGGCCGCCGGCGCTTTTTACTTGGGATACCTGGAGTACAACCTCCTTGAAAAAGCCGGGCAGAACATCATGGCCGACATGCGCCTGGCCTTGTTCACCCACATTCAATCCCAGTCGCTCAGCTTTTTCGACAAGCATCCCGTGGGCAGACTGGTCACCCGGGCCACCAACGATATTGAAAACCTGAACGAAATGTTCAAGTCGGTCCTGGTGACCGTGTTCAAGGACATGTTCCTACTCCTGGGCATCATCGTGGTCATGGCCTACATGGATTGGCGGCTGGCTTTGGTCTGCTACGCTTTGATTCCCGTGGTGGTGATCTGCGCCTTTGTGTTCAGCGCCCTGGCTCGAGACGCCTTTCGCCAGTTGCGCGCCACGGTGTCGGCCATCAACTCGTTTTGCCAGGAGCGATTCGCCGCCATGGCCGCCATCCAGCTTTATGCGGTGGAAGCCCATCAAATGGCCCGGTTCGAAAAGATCAACGAACAAAATTATCTGGCCGGAATGCGGCAGGTGCGGGTCTTCGGCGTGTTTCTGCCGGTCATGGAATTCCTTTCCCACCTGGGATTGGCCATCATCATCTGGTACGGCGGCAGCCGCGTTCTGGGCGAGCAGGCCACTCTTGGAACGGTGGTGGCGTTTATCAGCTATCTGCGCACGTTTTTTCGGCCTCTTCGGGATATTGCGGAAAAATACAACATCATGCAGGCGGCCATGGCCTCTTCCGAACGCATCTTTGAGTTCATGGACGAGGATCAAACCCTGGACCTTGCCGAAAATCCAATAGCCGTAAAAGATGTAAAAGGCGACGCCGCGTTTGATGACGTGAGCTTCTGCTACGAGGCGGACAAACCCATTTTGCAGGACATCAACTTCAGCGCCAAACCCGGCGAGATGATCGCCCTGGTGGGCAGGACCGGCTCGGGCAAGACCACGCTCATGCACTTGTTGTTCCGGTTCTACGATCCGGCGACCGGCCGGATACGGCTGGAGAACAAAGACCTGCGCGACTGGGACCTGAAAGCCCTCAGAAGCCACATGGCTTTGATTCAGCAGGACGTGTTTTTGTTCGCGGGAAGCATCCGGGACAACATCACCCTGGGCGATCCGGAAATTACGGAAGAAAAAATAGCCTCAGCCCTGGAGCAGGCCGAAGCCGGATTTGTGTACAACCTGGAAAAAGGCCTGGATCACCACATTGCGGAGCGGGGAATCAACCTTTCCGCTGGGGAGTGCCAGCTATTATCATTCGCCCGGGCCCTGGCCTATAACACGGAAATCCTCATCCTGGACGAAGCCACCTCCAGCGTGGACCCCCAGACAGAGCGGGCCATCCAGAAAGCCATCCTGAAGATCGCGGGAAAACGCACCACCCTGGTGGTGGCGCACCGCTTGTCCACCGTGGAACGAGCGGACAACATCCTGGTTGTGCGCCAGGGCCGGATTGTGGAAACCGGAACCCACCAGCAACTCATGGAAAAGCAGGGCCACTACTACAAACTCCGCCAGGTGCTTTCCAATTAA
- a CDS encoding ABC transporter ATP-binding protein — MKKESKRLSFREAFREFAPLKKAFVDNWKGLAVGLLCLTLVDGIQLYMPFIIKDAVDALTRRVAAASDLLSYALLILCLAGIAGAVRYIWRTLLLGHARIVERGLRARLYGHIQTLSASFFQDMPTGDLMARSTNDINSIRMATGIGLVSLLDGTLMAGAAICIMVYIHPLLTLIAMIPAPLVVLASRRFSRRMAAGYEATQRSFGDVTERVREAFAGIRVVKAYGREEWTRQRVHEKSQDYVAVNLRLAKSLGMFYPLMAIFTNVGLAVVVGLGGRLAIMDQISIGDFVAFTVYLNLLTWPMMAMGWVTNLVQRGGASMRRINGILTTMPEIVSRAPDDGKLILDGGISVKSLNFHHPGVKAPALDDLSLEIPKGSVTAIVGPVGCGKSTLLHTLVRLMDPPEGAVFFDGRDVHDIPLGQLRRSLGFVTQIATVFSDSIEANVVFGRPDISRERALEALAAASFDQEVLEMEKGLDTLVGERGITLSGGQRQRLCLARAMVEDPPILILDDALSMVDTRTEEKIVNQLLSHRQGRTTILVTHRMSTLKRADNIFVLDKGRIVESGKHQDLIDHNGLYAALYRRQQLSNGL, encoded by the coding sequence TTGAAGAAAGAGTCCAAACGCCTTTCCTTCAGGGAAGCATTCAGAGAGTTCGCCCCCCTTAAAAAGGCCTTTGTGGATAACTGGAAGGGCTTGGCTGTAGGACTCCTGTGCCTGACCCTTGTGGACGGGATCCAGCTTTACATGCCCTTTATCATCAAAGACGCCGTGGACGCCCTCACACGCAGGGTCGCCGCGGCGTCCGATCTTTTATCCTATGCATTGCTGATTCTCTGCCTGGCCGGAATCGCGGGCGCCGTGCGATACATCTGGCGCACCCTGCTGCTGGGCCACGCCCGGATTGTGGAGCGCGGTTTGCGCGCCCGCCTGTACGGCCACATCCAGACTCTTTCCGCTTCGTTTTTTCAGGACATGCCCACCGGCGACCTCATGGCCCGGTCCACCAACGACATCAACTCCATCCGCATGGCCACGGGCATCGGCCTGGTTTCCCTGCTGGACGGCACCCTTATGGCCGGCGCGGCCATCTGCATCATGGTCTACATCCACCCGCTTCTGACCCTTATCGCCATGATTCCGGCGCCATTGGTTGTTTTGGCGAGCCGGCGCTTCAGCCGCAGAATGGCCGCGGGATACGAAGCCACCCAGCGCAGTTTCGGCGATGTGACCGAAAGGGTGCGGGAGGCCTTTGCAGGCATCCGGGTGGTGAAAGCCTACGGCCGCGAGGAATGGACCCGGCAGCGGGTGCACGAAAAAAGCCAGGATTACGTGGCGGTGAACCTGCGTCTGGCCAAAAGCCTGGGCATGTTTTATCCGCTCATGGCCATCTTCACCAACGTGGGGCTGGCCGTGGTGGTGGGCCTGGGCGGCAGGCTGGCCATTATGGACCAGATCAGCATCGGCGACTTTGTGGCCTTTACCGTATACCTCAACCTGCTTACATGGCCCATGATGGCCATGGGCTGGGTGACCAATCTGGTGCAGCGCGGCGGTGCGTCCATGCGGCGCATCAACGGTATATTGACCACCATGCCGGAGATCGTCAGCCGGGCGCCGGACGACGGAAAGCTCATCCTGGACGGCGGAATTTCCGTTAAGTCGCTTAATTTTCATCATCCCGGCGTAAAAGCACCGGCCCTGGACGATCTAAGCCTGGAAATCCCCAAAGGCTCCGTCACCGCCATTGTCGGCCCGGTGGGCTGCGGCAAAAGCACCCTGCTGCATACCCTGGTGCGCCTTATGGACCCGCCCGAAGGCGCGGTGTTTTTCGACGGCAGGGACGTCCACGACATCCCCCTGGGCCAGCTTAGGCGCAGCCTGGGCTTCGTCACACAGATCGCCACGGTGTTTTCCGATTCCATTGAAGCCAACGTGGTGTTCGGCCGGCCGGACATATCCCGTGAAAGGGCTTTGGAAGCCCTGGCCGCAGCCAGCTTTGACCAGGAAGTCCTGGAGATGGAGAAGGGCCTGGACACCCTGGTGGGCGAGCGGGGCATCACCCTGTCCGGGGGCCAAAGGCAGCGTTTGTGCCTGGCCAGGGCCATGGTGGAAGATCCGCCCATTCTGATTTTGGACGACGCCTTGTCCATGGTGGACACCCGGACCGAGGAAAAAATCGTCAACCAACTTTTGTCCCACCGCCAGGGCAGGACCACCATTTTGGTGACGCACCGAATGTCCACCCTAAAGCGGGCGGACAACATATTCGTGTTGGATAAGGGCCGCATCGTTGAGTCGGGCAAGCATCAGGATTTGATCGATCATAACGGCCTGTACGCGGCTTTGTACCGGCGGCAGCAATTGAGCAACGGGTTGTAA
- a CDS encoding FAD-dependent monooxygenase, translating to MVYDFIFVGAGPAGLTGAILAARQGKRCLLIEKKSSLDLHPRGETLRHRPILDEVLGEGVMDSLTIASTTIIEYFAPLPREVDPIVLDMKVPNLTFEWHEWMQAFQKQVQELSIDLKLGAEVIDLTMESGRVTGVKYLDADGSEASAAADVVFASDGHGSLIGRKLGVDYTGINYPIVKSKFSNARFDSPGFKFFFLPEGSMDFAPNFPPALAFLFPREGSSCEVGLAVMARAALKLGYKLPGPDDLLQVFEQATSRHPVMGDILAEASADLVEATMLPMGGPMEEVIPKAGVVLLGDAAGFVEISGGSGLISSMESAKFWVNIMIDQQAKAGEPAELWAISSIQAMTEAYTSSGIFRHNKAIADGSNISWDYVFTNLRNSENIIASWGIIAKALDIF from the coding sequence ATGGTATACGACTTCATCTTTGTGGGCGCAGGACCGGCGGGGCTCACCGGGGCCATACTGGCGGCCCGGCAGGGCAAACGCTGCCTGCTTATTGAAAAAAAGAGCTCTCTGGATCTGCATCCCAGGGGGGAAACCCTGCGGCATCGGCCCATATTGGACGAGGTGCTGGGGGAAGGGGTGATGGATTCGCTGACCATCGCCTCCACAACCATCATAGAGTATTTTGCCCCCCTGCCCCGTGAGGTCGACCCCATCGTCCTGGACATGAAGGTTCCCAACCTCACCTTTGAATGGCATGAATGGATGCAGGCCTTCCAAAAACAAGTTCAGGAATTGAGCATCGACCTGAAACTGGGCGCGGAAGTCATCGACCTCACAATGGAGTCAGGCAGAGTAACCGGGGTGAAGTATCTCGACGCGGATGGGAGTGAAGCCTCAGCTGCAGCCGATGTGGTCTTCGCCAGCGACGGCCACGGCAGCCTGATAGGCCGAAAATTGGGCGTGGATTATACGGGCATCAACTATCCCATCGTAAAATCCAAGTTCAGCAACGCTCGCTTTGACTCTCCGGGCTTTAAGTTTTTCTTTCTTCCCGAGGGCTCCATGGATTTCGCCCCGAATTTTCCTCCCGCCCTGGCTTTTCTATTTCCCCGGGAGGGATCGAGCTGCGAAGTTGGGCTGGCGGTAATGGCCAGGGCCGCGCTCAAACTGGGCTACAAATTGCCGGGCCCGGATGACCTGCTCCAGGTTTTTGAGCAAGCGACCAGCCGCCACCCGGTGATGGGCGATATCCTGGCGGAAGCGTCGGCGGATCTTGTGGAGGCCACCATGCTGCCCATGGGCGGCCCCATGGAAGAAGTTATCCCCAAAGCAGGCGTGGTGCTATTGGGAGACGCAGCCGGGTTTGTGGAAATATCCGGCGGCAGCGGCCTGATTTCGTCCATGGAATCGGCCAAGTTCTGGGTGAATATAATGATTGACCAGCAGGCCAAAGCGGGCGAACCGGCGGAGCTTTGGGCTATCTCAAGCATCCAGGCTATGACCGAGGCTTACACCTCATCAGGCATCTTCCGGCACAACAAGGCCATTGCGGATGGGTCCAATATCTCCTGGGACTACGTGTTCACCAATCTGCGCAACAGCGAAAACATTATCGCAAGCTGGGGCATAATCGCCAAAGCCTTGGATATTTTTTGA